The following are encoded together in the Bradymonas sediminis genome:
- a CDS encoding glycosyltransferase family 2 protein, with product MREWVDIFVLCYFIGLNAFYGLLIIFSVFEIARRKASQVPELDALVLAQASTPPISVIAPAFNEEQTIVDSVRAFLQLEYPHHQVLVVNDGSTDMTLQKLVEEFDLEKVDLIIRREIETEAIRGIYQSRKDARLFVVDKENGGKADALNVGINTSRFPLICCADADTIVTRKALLRMVEPFLYDPRGVVAVGGTVRLANGCQFRHGVLQKVDVPKSWLARFQIIEYLRGFLFGRMGLNRLGGNLIISGAFGLFKREAVVAVGGYARDSVGEDMEVVVKLQRHILEEKPPRKIIHISDPIAYTEAPETLELLGNQRDRWHRGMADTMWRHKAMMLNPKYGPVGLVVYPAYLMFELFGPVIELFGYFWFGAGLIFGFVDLKFAILFLIAAFWLGAMMSVQALLIDNWGFNLFRGAKPRLKLLAAAVFENLGYRQLTLWFRIRGLVKYMVGEKSWGKMTRKGFERHPDSEEGVEALPSPQEMLELSGPEALAESSKAASGGGE from the coding sequence ATGAGAGAATGGGTTGATATCTTTGTTCTATGCTATTTTATTGGGCTCAACGCATTTTATGGGCTCCTCATCATCTTCTCGGTCTTTGAGATCGCGCGCCGAAAGGCCAGCCAGGTCCCCGAACTGGACGCGCTGGTGCTCGCCCAGGCCAGCACCCCGCCCATCTCGGTCATCGCCCCGGCCTTCAACGAAGAGCAGACCATCGTCGACTCGGTGCGCGCCTTCTTGCAGCTCGAATACCCCCACCACCAGGTGTTGGTCGTCAACGACGGCAGCACCGACATGACGCTGCAAAAGCTGGTCGAGGAGTTTGACCTCGAGAAGGTCGACCTCATCATCCGCCGCGAGATCGAGACCGAGGCGATTCGCGGGATCTACCAATCCCGCAAAGACGCGCGCCTCTTCGTGGTCGACAAGGAAAACGGCGGCAAGGCCGACGCGCTCAACGTCGGCATCAACACCTCGCGCTTCCCACTGATTTGCTGCGCCGACGCCGACACCATCGTCACCCGCAAGGCGCTTTTGCGCATGGTCGAGCCCTTCCTATACGACCCGCGCGGGGTGGTCGCGGTCGGCGGCACGGTGCGCCTGGCCAACGGCTGCCAATTTCGCCACGGGGTTTTGCAGAAGGTCGACGTCCCGAAATCCTGGCTCGCCCGCTTCCAGATCATCGAGTATTTGCGCGGCTTCTTATTCGGCCGCATGGGCCTCAATCGCCTGGGCGGAAACCTCATTATCTCCGGGGCCTTCGGGCTCTTTAAGCGCGAGGCGGTCGTGGCGGTCGGCGGCTACGCGCGCGACTCGGTCGGCGAAGACATGGAGGTCGTGGTCAAATTGCAGCGCCATATCCTGGAGGAAAAACCGCCGCGAAAGATCATCCATATCAGCGACCCCATCGCGTATACCGAGGCGCCCGAGACCCTGGAGCTGCTGGGCAACCAGCGCGACCGCTGGCACCGCGGCATGGCCGACACGATGTGGCGCCACAAGGCGATGATGCTCAACCCCAAATACGGCCCGGTCGGCCTGGTCGTCTACCCGGCCTACCTGATGTTCGAGCTCTTCGGGCCGGTCATCGAGCTATTCGGGTATTTCTGGTTTGGCGCCGGACTCATCTTTGGGTTTGTCGATCTGAAATTCGCGATTCTATTCCTGATCGCGGCCTTCTGGCTCGGCGCCATGATGTCGGTGCAGGCGCTGCTCATCGACAACTGGGGGTTCAACCTTTTTCGCGGCGCAAAACCCCGGCTCAAACTGCTCGCCGCGGCGGTCTTCGAGAACCTCGGCTACCGCCAACTCACGCTTTGGTTCCGCATCCGCGGGCTGGTTAAATATATGGTTGGGGAAAAATCATGGGGCAAAATGACACGCAAAGGCTTTGAGCGACATCCGGACTCCGAGGAGGGCGTCGAGGCGCTCCCAAGCCCGCAGGAGATGCTGGAGCTGAGCGGCCCAGAGGCGCTGGCCGAGTCGTCGAAGGCCGCGTCAGGCGGTGGCGAATGA
- a CDS encoding HEAT repeat domain-containing protein: MSETLLIFWEILWSTPLYRGLIILIAAELVVVGALIAWMIFQSARQMRQGRAKRLFMEALEDDFFEALGEPTPERLRGWMERAAKFEPSLVQDFLASVLLHTRGAAYDALIVLYHEFGYAEQDRAASRSKNALKRLRALRRLYVLGSAEDRPVLLEQAGAEYLAQVLAMQTLARVGQPEDIVALLQVTRLYSQMMEEPVQAVLSKLPPESLRYVFARWQQFECGRVRRLLLTVAAEQRLEGVSELLAPAARSEDMEVRIGACQAAGSLQGRPSFDLLLSALDDPTWQVRARAARALGRRQEPAAAAPLAQALKDRAFWVRQDAAGALGMLGAPGAEQLHHVAAYCDDRYAAESATQELQRSQRLLERAV, translated from the coding sequence ATGTCCGAAACATTGCTTATTTTTTGGGAGATCCTCTGGTCCACGCCGCTGTACCGTGGGCTGATCATTCTGATCGCAGCCGAGCTGGTGGTGGTCGGCGCCCTGATCGCGTGGATGATCTTTCAGTCGGCCCGCCAGATGCGCCAGGGGCGCGCCAAGCGCCTATTCATGGAGGCCCTCGAGGACGACTTCTTTGAGGCCCTCGGCGAGCCCACCCCCGAGCGATTGCGCGGGTGGATGGAGCGGGCGGCGAAATTTGAGCCCTCGCTGGTCCAGGACTTTCTGGCCAGCGTCCTGCTGCACACCCGAGGGGCCGCCTACGACGCGCTGATCGTGCTCTACCACGAGTTTGGCTACGCCGAGCAAGACCGCGCGGCGAGCCGCTCGAAAAATGCGCTGAAGCGGCTGCGCGCCCTTCGCAGGCTCTACGTCCTGGGCAGCGCCGAGGACCGCCCCGTGCTGCTCGAGCAGGCCGGCGCGGAGTATCTGGCCCAGGTCCTCGCCATGCAAACCCTGGCCCGGGTCGGCCAGCCCGAGGATATCGTCGCGCTTTTGCAGGTCACCCGCCTCTATTCTCAGATGATGGAGGAGCCCGTGCAGGCGGTGCTCTCCAAGCTCCCGCCGGAGTCGCTTCGCTATGTCTTCGCGCGCTGGCAGCAATTTGAGTGCGGGCGGGTGCGCCGACTCTTACTCACGGTGGCCGCCGAGCAGCGGCTTGAGGGCGTGTCCGAATTGCTCGCACCGGCGGCGCGCTCCGAGGATATGGAGGTCCGGATCGGCGCCTGCCAGGCGGCCGGCTCACTGCAGGGGCGCCCGAGCTTCGACCTCTTATTGAGCGCGCTGGACGACCCGACCTGGCAGGTGCGCGCCCGCGCGGCGCGCGCGCTCGGGCGTCGCCAGGAGCCCGCCGCCGCCGCCCCCCTCGCCCAGGCGCTCAAGGACCGCGCGTTCTGGGTGCGCCAGGACGCCGCCGGCGCCCTCGGCATGCTCGGGGCACCCGGCGCCGAGCAGCTCCACCACGTCGCCGCCTACTGCGACGACCGCTACGCCGCCGAGTCCGCCACCCAGGAATTACAGCGCAGCCAGCGCCTCCTGGAGCGCGCCGTCTAA
- a CDS encoding response regulator, which produces MKQDQKMPSAPPALPGSAAAARPPQPGEDTPLSILTADGDAVVQRILRTAFERRGWFVCQAADGREALELMQTERFDLFVLDLNLAFINGFELLDALEHLPEDRRAKAVVISAQTQSEPVLRAFELGAEDFVDKPLVPEILIARIDRLFKRPNMC; this is translated from the coding sequence ATGAAGCAAGATCAGAAGATGCCCAGCGCGCCGCCGGCCTTGCCCGGCAGCGCCGCCGCCGCGCGCCCACCCCAGCCGGGCGAAGACACCCCGCTGTCCATCTTGACCGCCGACGGCGACGCCGTCGTGCAGCGCATTCTACGCACCGCCTTTGAGCGCCGCGGCTGGTTCGTCTGCCAGGCCGCCGACGGGCGAGAGGCGCTGGAGTTGATGCAAACCGAGCGCTTTGACCTCTTCGTGCTCGACCTGAACCTGGCCTTTATCAACGGCTTCGAGTTGCTCGACGCGCTGGAGCATCTGCCCGAAGACCGCCGCGCAAAGGCGGTGGTCATCAGCGCCCAGACCCAGTCCGAGCCCGTGCTGCGCGCCTTTGAGCTGGGGGCCGAGGATTTCGTCGACAAACCGCTGGTCCCCGAGATTCTTATCGCCCGCATCGACCGCCTCTTTAAACGCCCGAATATGTGCTGA
- a CDS encoding peptide MFS transporter: MTDATYANRRKHFFGHPAGLFVLFFTEMWERFSYYGMRALLTLYMVQALLFSDAKSVGIYGSYTALVYATPLIGGLLADQVLGAKRAVILGGVLMVFGHAAMAIDQTSLLAIFNLLGIAATKDGATQLAVVLGGASYDINTSYFLYTALSFLIIGNGFFKPNISTMVGKLYDAEEASDSKRDGGFTIFYMGINLGAFISGILCSWVAAKWGWHYGFGLAALGMVAGLAVFMGLQKWLYGEGESTNLELLNRPIAPGISLGTTIYITAFLAVPLVAILVSAQGIMQALLLGIGAFVLVGMLILAARSEKAQRDQIFVILALILFSTIFWAFFEQAGSSLTLFTERNVDRMFFGWEIPAAAFQSANPAYIILLAPVFAWMWQVLSKKGFEPRTPVKFGLALLQVSAGFALLSWSAAFAGDSGLVPMSFLMLGYLLHTTGELSMSPVGLSKITQLSPPKLVGVIMGVWFLSSSFANYIASVFAQLASAPDGADMNALSAVETLPIYTELFTTIALISVVVGVLCLAVSPLLNRWMHGVH, from the coding sequence ATGACCGATGCAACTTATGCAAACCGGCGGAAACACTTTTTCGGCCACCCCGCCGGCCTATTTGTCCTATTTTTTACCGAGATGTGGGAGCGGTTTAGCTATTACGGCATGCGCGCGCTGCTCACGCTTTATATGGTGCAGGCGCTGCTGTTTTCGGACGCAAAATCCGTGGGGATCTACGGCTCCTACACCGCCCTCGTCTACGCGACCCCGCTGATCGGCGGCTTGCTGGCCGACCAGGTCCTGGGCGCAAAGCGCGCCGTTATTTTGGGCGGGGTGCTGATGGTCTTTGGCCACGCGGCCATGGCGATCGACCAGACCTCATTGCTCGCGATCTTCAATCTTCTGGGGATCGCAGCGACCAAAGACGGCGCCACGCAACTCGCCGTGGTCCTGGGCGGGGCGAGTTATGATATCAACACCTCGTATTTCCTCTATACCGCGCTCTCCTTTCTGATCATCGGCAACGGCTTCTTCAAGCCCAATATCTCCACCATGGTCGGCAAGCTCTACGACGCCGAGGAGGCCTCCGACAGCAAACGCGACGGCGGGTTTACGATCTTCTATATGGGCATCAACCTGGGCGCCTTTATCTCCGGCATCCTGTGCAGTTGGGTGGCGGCCAAATGGGGCTGGCACTACGGCTTCGGCCTGGCTGCGCTCGGCATGGTCGCGGGGCTCGCGGTGTTTATGGGGCTGCAAAAATGGCTCTACGGCGAGGGCGAGTCGACGAATTTGGAGCTGCTGAATCGGCCAATCGCCCCGGGGATCTCACTCGGGACGACCATCTACATCACCGCCTTCCTGGCGGTCCCGCTGGTCGCGATCCTCGTCAGCGCCCAGGGCATTATGCAGGCACTGCTCCTGGGAATCGGCGCGTTCGTGCTCGTCGGCATGCTCATCCTGGCGGCGCGCTCCGAGAAAGCCCAGCGCGACCAGATTTTCGTCATCCTCGCGCTTATCCTCTTCAGCACGATCTTCTGGGCCTTCTTCGAGCAGGCCGGCAGCTCGCTGACCCTGTTCACCGAGCGCAACGTCGACCGGATGTTCTTCGGCTGGGAGATCCCCGCCGCCGCGTTCCAGAGCGCCAACCCCGCCTATATCATCCTGCTCGCCCCGGTCTTCGCCTGGATGTGGCAGGTGCTGAGCAAAAAGGGTTTCGAGCCGCGCACCCCGGTCAAATTCGGCCTGGCCCTCTTGCAGGTCAGCGCCGGCTTCGCCCTGCTGTCCTGGAGCGCGGCTTTCGCCGGCGACTCCGGCCTGGTGCCGATGAGCTTTTTGATGCTCGGCTACCTGCTGCACACCACCGGTGAGCTGTCGATGTCGCCGGTCGGCTTGTCGAAGATCACGCAGCTGTCGCCGCCCAAACTCGTCGGCGTCATCATGGGCGTGTGGTTCTTGTCGAGCTCCTTCGCCAACTATATCGCCTCGGTCTTCGCCCAGTTGGCCAGCGCCCCCGATGGCGCCGATATGAACGCCTTGTCGGCGGTCGAGACCCTGCCGATCTATACCGAACTCTTCACCACCATCGCCCTTATCTCGGTGGTCGTCGGCGTCCTGTGCCTGGCCGTCTCGCCGCTGCTCAATAGGTGGATGCACGGCGTGCACTAA
- a CDS encoding response regulator has protein sequence MNELSASAVARDPRDAEYKEGFFRDIVEHNPDLILCVAPDGVIHYANPAFWGLVKRDSGRGANFMKSLSIESRGIFLAAAEELSRGGDTERVELLLWDTHKQAHPVEAHINAHFDGETVTWFRVVLRMQPVIEGAAAPVDETPRILVVEDDPVSARMLSRMLENGGFETEWAATAAAAIEMLSEDYYDAMTLDLMLPDRNGLDLLREIRADAETEEMPVIVVSASADKTRDSLSGDAAYVVDWLNKPFDPGALQSAMAGAIRNDKERLPRVLHVEADDAFFEQVSQTLLGSAGIDRARTLGEARKMLQDNDDYDLVLLGLNLPDGFGAELLPFLNRPRGRSVPVILVSSDEAVDALSSHVADTLNKSHATQQQMLETIRAHLRPSPPAH, from the coding sequence TTGAATGAACTTTCGGCCTCGGCGGTGGCGCGCGATCCGCGGGACGCCGAGTATAAGGAGGGGTTTTTCCGCGATATCGTGGAGCACAACCCTGACCTGATCTTGTGCGTCGCCCCGGATGGTGTGATTCACTACGCGAACCCGGCATTTTGGGGGCTTGTAAAGCGGGACTCCGGCCGGGGGGCCAATTTTATGAAGTCGCTATCGATCGAGTCCCGCGGGATTTTTTTGGCGGCGGCCGAGGAGTTAAGCCGGGGCGGGGACACCGAGCGGGTTGAGCTGCTCCTGTGGGATACGCATAAGCAGGCGCACCCGGTTGAGGCGCATATTAACGCTCATTTCGACGGGGAGACGGTCACGTGGTTTCGCGTGGTGTTGCGCATGCAGCCGGTGATTGAGGGCGCCGCGGCCCCGGTCGACGAGACCCCGCGCATCCTGGTGGTCGAGGATGACCCGGTCAGCGCGCGCATGCTCTCGCGGATGTTGGAGAATGGGGGCTTTGAAACCGAATGGGCGGCCACGGCTGCCGCCGCCATTGAGATGCTCTCCGAGGATTATTATGACGCGATGACCCTGGACCTGATGCTGCCGGACCGCAACGGGCTCGACCTATTGCGCGAGATTCGCGCCGACGCCGAGACCGAGGAGATGCCGGTGATCGTGGTGTCGGCGTCGGCCGATAAGACCCGGGATTCGCTCAGCGGAGACGCGGCCTATGTGGTCGACTGGCTCAATAAACCCTTCGACCCAGGCGCCCTGCAGAGCGCCATGGCCGGCGCGATCCGCAACGATAAGGAACGCCTGCCTCGGGTGCTTCACGTCGAAGCCGACGACGCGTTCTTTGAGCAAGTAAGCCAGACCCTGCTCGGCAGCGCCGGGATCGACCGGGCCCGCACGCTCGGCGAGGCCCGCAAGATGCTGCAAGACAACGATGATTATGACCTCGTGCTGCTCGGGCTCAACCTGCCCGACGGGTTCGGCGCCGAGCTGCTGCCATTTTTGAACCGCCCGCGCGGCCGCTCGGTCCCGGTGATCCTGGTCTCCTCGGATGAGGCCGTCGACGCGCTCTCCTCGCATGTCGCCGATACCCTGAACAAATCGCACGCCACCCAGCAGCAGATGCTCGAGACCATCCGCGCTCACCTGCGCCCATCGCCGCCTGCGCATTAA
- a CDS encoding thymidylate synthase has translation MNNYLELMAHVLDNGTDKADRTGTGTRSVFGYQMRFDLREGFPAVTTKKLHFKSIIHELLWFLKGSTNVGYLQENGVRIWNEWADEDGELGPIYGHQWRSWPRPDGTSVDQLRAVVTSIKEDPDSRRHIVSAWNVSQIDQMALPPCHILFQFYVADGRLSCQLYQRSADIFLGVPFNIASYALLTQMIAQVCGLEPGDFVHTLGDAHLYQNHLDQARQQLERSPYALPQLKLNPQVRDIDAFTYEDIEIVGYQSHPKISAPIAV, from the coding sequence ATGAATAATTATCTTGAACTGATGGCGCATGTGCTCGACAACGGCACCGACAAGGCGGACCGCACCGGCACCGGCACGCGCAGTGTCTTCGGCTATCAGATGCGCTTTGACCTCCGGGAGGGATTTCCGGCGGTGACGACCAAGAAGCTGCACTTTAAGTCGATTATCCACGAGCTGCTGTGGTTCCTAAAAGGCTCGACCAACGTCGGCTATTTGCAGGAGAACGGCGTGCGCATCTGGAATGAGTGGGCGGACGAAGACGGCGAATTGGGGCCGATCTATGGGCACCAGTGGCGCAGTTGGCCGCGCCCCGACGGCACCTCGGTGGACCAATTGCGCGCAGTGGTTACCTCGATTAAAGAAGATCCCGACAGCCGTCGGCATATTGTAAGTGCTTGGAATGTCTCACAGATCGACCAGATGGCGCTGCCGCCGTGCCATATCCTTTTTCAGTTTTATGTCGCCGATGGCCGCCTGTCCTGCCAGCTCTACCAGCGCAGCGCCGACATCTTTTTGGGGGTTCCCTTTAATATCGCCTCTTACGCGCTGCTGACCCAGATGATCGCGCAGGTCTGCGGCCTTGAGCCGGGGGATTTTGTGCACACATTGGGCGATGCGCACCTGTACCAAAACCACCTCGACCAGGCGCGCCAGCAATTAGAGCGCTCGCCCTACGCGTTGCCGCAGCTCAAGCTCAACCCGCAGGTGCGCGATATCGACGCCTTCACCTACGAGGATATCGAGATCGTGGGCTATCAATCGCACCCGAAAATCAGCGCGCCAATCGCGGTTTGA
- a CDS encoding dihydrofolate reductase: MKISAIAACDLQMTIGSEGGMPWDLPADMRHFVRTTRDKPVIMGRRTFESLPGPLKGRLNIVLTRQTDFAAPAGVRVARSIEESLEIARQSAPHEVMVIGGAGIYAQFIPRCDRIYLTVIHAQFEDGDTFFPAIDLVEWDIVSRDAHPPDAKNAYAYRFFILERAAPGALQARHLQAAQPLPEALRA; the protein is encoded by the coding sequence TTGAAAATCTCGGCAATCGCAGCCTGTGACCTGCAGATGACCATCGGCAGCGAGGGGGGCATGCCGTGGGATTTGCCCGCGGATATGCGCCATTTTGTGCGGACCACCCGCGATAAGCCGGTCATCATGGGGCGGCGCACCTTCGAGAGCCTGCCCGGCCCGCTCAAGGGGCGGCTCAATATCGTGCTCACGCGCCAGACCGACTTCGCCGCCCCGGCGGGGGTGCGCGTGGCGCGCTCCATTGAGGAGTCGCTCGAAATCGCGCGCCAGTCGGCACCGCACGAGGTGATGGTGATCGGCGGGGCGGGGATCTATGCGCAATTTATCCCGCGCTGCGACCGTATCTATCTGACCGTGATTCACGCGCAATTTGAGGATGGCGACACGTTTTTTCCCGCGATTGACCTTGTGGAGTGGGATATCGTGTCGCGGGATGCCCACCCGCCAGACGCCAAAAATGCGTATGCGTATCGGTTTTTTATCCTCGAACGGGCCGCCCCCGGAGCGCTGCAGGCGCGGCATTTGCAGGCCGCTCAGCCACTTCCTGAGGCGTTGCGGGCCTAG
- a CDS encoding NAD(P)/FAD-dependent oxidoreductase yields the protein MRRIVILGCGFGGFRAARELERELAGRRVQITVVSDRPDFLYTPLLPNVATGELDASHITFGLREAFEPTTEVLIQTVESIDLAARCLRSPAGDIDFDYLLIACGSQVNWGGHPEWAEHALALKNAGDALRLREEVARALNDAAQISCAEARRRRLTFVIGGGGPTGVEISGSLVAALQSDLIANVAPELVAATRVILVEQGPRLLPDMPTEVGDIARAQLSQFGMEFRLGTSVVSRSATEVGLSTGEVIPADNLIWCGGVRAHPMVAEAGFGVDDQGRILVNKTLKAISPATSVAGIFALGDAATVGEESLQNAQVASQQAYDAAYNIVADLSGRAYREWEYRPSAELISLGNEQAAAYVAGSAITGRAARTLYRLVHTALMPGGLKKASLLKGWLLSRHRIAPPSPPQLEVEVEETPQLPTPESSE from the coding sequence ATGAGACGAATCGTCATACTTGGGTGCGGATTTGGTGGGTTTCGGGCCGCGCGCGAATTGGAGCGCGAGCTCGCCGGGCGTCGGGTCCAGATTACGGTGGTCAGCGACCGCCCTGACTTCCTTTATACACCCCTGCTGCCCAATGTTGCGACCGGCGAATTGGACGCCTCGCATATTACGTTTGGGCTTAGGGAGGCGTTCGAGCCGACGACCGAAGTGCTGATTCAAACGGTTGAATCCATCGACCTGGCCGCGCGCTGCCTGCGCAGCCCGGCGGGCGACATCGACTTCGATTATCTGCTGATCGCCTGCGGCAGCCAGGTAAACTGGGGTGGGCACCCCGAGTGGGCCGAGCACGCGCTGGCGCTCAAAAACGCGGGGGACGCGCTGCGCCTGCGCGAAGAGGTCGCCCGCGCGCTCAATGACGCCGCCCAGATTAGCTGCGCCGAGGCGCGCCGCCGGCGCCTGACCTTCGTGATCGGCGGCGGCGGCCCCACCGGCGTCGAGATCAGCGGGTCCCTGGTGGCCGCGCTCCAAAGCGACCTTATCGCCAACGTCGCCCCCGAATTGGTGGCCGCGACCCGCGTCATCCTGGTCGAGCAAGGCCCGCGACTGCTGCCCGATATGCCCACGGAAGTCGGCGATATCGCGCGCGCGCAGCTGAGCCAATTCGGCATGGAGTTTCGCCTCGGGACCTCGGTGGTGTCGCGCAGCGCGACCGAAGTTGGGCTGTCCACCGGCGAAGTTATCCCGGCCGACAACCTCATCTGGTGCGGCGGCGTGCGCGCGCACCCCATGGTCGCCGAGGCCGGATTTGGCGTCGACGACCAGGGGCGCATCCTGGTCAATAAGACCCTGAAGGCGATCTCACCGGCGACCTCGGTCGCGGGGATCTTTGCCCTCGGAGACGCCGCGACCGTGGGCGAAGAGAGCCTGCAAAACGCCCAGGTGGCGTCCCAACAGGCGTATGACGCCGCCTACAATATCGTCGCCGACCTCTCCGGGCGCGCCTATCGGGAGTGGGAATACCGCCCAAGCGCCGAGTTGATCTCGCTGGGCAATGAGCAGGCGGCGGCCTATGTCGCCGGCTCAGCCATCACGGGCCGCGCCGCGCGCACGCTGTACCGCCTGGTCCACACCGCCCTGATGCCCGGCGGCCTCAAGAAGGCCTCGCTCCTCAAGGGCTGGCTGCTCTCGCGCCACCGCATCGCGCCGCCCTCCCCGCCGCAACTCGAGGTCGAGGTCGAGGAGACCCCGCAGCTACCCACGCCCGAAAGCTCCGAGTAG
- the proB gene encoding glutamate 5-kinase translates to MTNREEIENGRSAIAEAEHWVVKLGSAVFLGDSRQLDRPVFTALIEDISKLLRRGKRVTLVSSGAVALGREHLGWPEDGGASIPCLQAYAAVGQSRLMQLYADEFVHHGHKIAQILFSRADLDARRRFLNARMTLERLHQMGVVPIINENDTVATEELRFGDNDRLAAMTCGVVHADMLVILSDVEGIFEVEQASDGSRKFGERIAQIEADDPHLMEIAGPSISGVGTGGMTSKVQAAQIAARMGVPTVIARGKRRGVLGEIADQKDVGTLIGADRDAGLAGKKVWLGTGARPVGRLLCDAGAVRALRERGASLLPSGVLSVEGAFDEGAVVELSDEHGVAFARGISVYGSSDIERIAGHHSDEIVGRLGFRILDTIVHRDGLVMI, encoded by the coding sequence ATGACAAACCGCGAAGAAATTGAGAACGGCCGCAGCGCGATCGCCGAGGCCGAGCATTGGGTTGTAAAATTAGGCAGCGCGGTTTTTCTGGGGGACTCACGCCAGCTCGACCGCCCGGTGTTCACGGCGCTTATCGAGGATATCTCGAAGTTGCTGCGCCGCGGGAAGCGCGTGACGCTGGTCTCTTCGGGGGCGGTGGCGCTCGGGCGAGAGCATCTGGGTTGGCCCGAGGACGGTGGGGCGAGCATCCCCTGCCTGCAGGCGTACGCCGCGGTGGGGCAGTCTCGGTTGATGCAGCTCTACGCCGATGAGTTCGTCCACCACGGCCATAAGATCGCGCAGATTCTTTTCTCGCGCGCGGACCTCGACGCGCGCCGGCGCTTCTTAAACGCCCGCATGACCCTGGAGCGCCTGCACCAGATGGGCGTGGTGCCGATCATCAATGAGAACGACACGGTGGCGACCGAGGAGCTGCGCTTTGGCGACAACGACCGGCTGGCGGCGATGACCTGCGGCGTGGTGCACGCCGATATGCTGGTCATCCTGTCGGACGTCGAGGGGATCTTCGAGGTGGAGCAGGCGAGCGACGGCTCGCGAAAATTTGGCGAGCGCATCGCCCAGATCGAGGCCGACGATCCGCATTTGATGGAGATCGCCGGGCCGTCGATCTCGGGGGTCGGCACCGGCGGGATGACCTCGAAGGTCCAGGCCGCGCAGATCGCGGCGCGCATGGGCGTGCCGACGGTGATCGCGCGCGGCAAGCGCCGGGGCGTGCTTGGCGAGATCGCGGACCAAAAGGATGTCGGCACGCTCATCGGCGCGGACCGCGACGCGGGGTTGGCGGGCAAGAAGGTTTGGCTGGGGACCGGGGCGCGCCCGGTGGGGCGGCTGCTATGCGACGCGGGGGCGGTGCGGGCGCTACGGGAGCGCGGGGCGAGTCTTCTGCCCAGCGGCGTGCTGTCGGTGGAGGGCGCGTTCGACGAGGGCGCGGTGGTCGAGCTATCGGATGAGCATGGCGTGGCGTTTGCGCGCGGCATCAGCGTCTACGGCTCCAGCGATATCGAGCGCATCGCCGGGCATCATAGCGACGAGATTGTGGGGCGCCTGGGGTTCCGCATTCTCGACACGATCGTGCACCGCGACGGCCTGGTCATGATTTAA
- a CDS encoding TraR/DksA family transcriptional regulator: protein MDAKKLEEFRQILLEEKQALLQQAAHTIKNEIELNPDDLADESDLASVMSYQTINLRLRGRERTLIDKIDHALKRIEADEFGECVMCGEEISHKRLAARPVTTMCIACKEDQERRERHFAE, encoded by the coding sequence ATGGACGCGAAAAAGCTCGAAGAATTCCGCCAGATCTTGCTCGAAGAGAAACAGGCGCTGCTGCAGCAGGCAGCCCATACCATCAAGAACGAGATCGAACTCAACCCCGACGACCTCGCCGACGAGTCCGACCTGGCCAGCGTGATGTCCTACCAGACCATCAACCTGCGCCTGCGCGGGCGCGAGCGCACGCTGATCGACAAGATCGACCACGCCCTCAAGCGCATCGAAGCCGATGAATTCGGCGAGTGTGTGATGTGCGGCGAGGAGATCTCGCACAAACGCCTGGCCGCCCGCCCGGTGACCACGATGTGCATCGCGTGCAAAGAGGACCAGGAGCGCCGCGAGCGCCACTTCGCAGAATAA